The DNA window CTCGCCGCAGGAGTAGCCGGTGGTGGCGCCAAGGCGGCAGATCATCATGCCGCGGGCCTGCGCCTCCTGCGGGGTGATCCAGCCGCGCAGTGGCAGGTCGAGCGGGAGTGTGGAGGAATACTGGGCGTTGCCGGTGAGCTCGATGAGCCCGATATCCGCGCCGATGACGCTGCCGTCGGCGCTCTGCTCTAGGTAGGATTCCACCATCTCACCTGCGTAAGCCCAGTTGCCCTGGGTGTCCTCCACGTAGAACTGGTCGCCGCGCCCACCGCAGTGGCCGGCTGTGATGATGAAGACGCGCTCGCCCCGGGACGCCAAAAAGCCCGTCGAGCAGTTCATATTCCCCGTCTCGTTGTAGATCCGTCCGCCCGGTACGACCCCGCCGGGCTGTTTCAGCCACTCCCAGTCCACGGAGTTGTGGTAGTACACGCCCCGGTTGTCGTCGCGGCCGCTTTGTCCGGAGGAGTCGTTGCGGGGATCGATGACCTCGCGCTGGATCGGCGGCTCCGCGTGCTGGCTGGGGTAGCTCTCGTAGCTCCGGTGGTCCTGGTAGTCGGGCTCTGTCTGGTAGCGCGATTGCTTGGTGGCAGAGGTGCTGGGCTGTGGCGTGTAGGAGTCCTGCAGCATGTCCGCAATTTCTGACACGGCAGCGTCCTGCTCGGCTTGGTAGGCCTCCAAGTCAGCATCGGAGGAATCCCCGCAGGATACAAGCAGCGCTGAGGCAGCAAGTGCGGCGATCAGGCGGAAACGTGACGCGGGAGAATGCATGGCGGGGCTCACTTGGGTGTGTCGGGCCAGGAACAGGCACAGATTTTAACAGTTGCATGGAAAAGCGATGGAGGAATGCTTAACGTAGGTAGCCTTGGCCAGCATGAACCGTGTACTGAGCGTGAATATTGCCCGCCCGCAACAGGACCCCGGCGGGGCGGCGCGGCAAAGCGGCATTAATAAACAGCCAGCCGCACGCCTCGACGTGGTGGCCCCGGGGCCGAACTACGGCGACGGCAGCGGCGTGGTCGGTGACGTCATTGGCGACACCGCTCACCACGGCGGCGCCCAGAAGGCGGTGTATGCCTTTAGCCGCGAGCGCCTCGACTGGTGGGGCAACCAACTGTCATACCCACTGGACAACGGGATGTTCGGCGAGAACCTCACCACCGAAGGTATCGACTGGACCGCGGTGCTGATTAACCAGCGCTTCCGCATTGGCGAGGTGGAACTTGAGGTCAGCGTGCCGCGCTCGCCGTGCCGGACCTTCGCGGCGTGGATCGGCGAGCCGCAGTGGATCAAGGCCTTTACCAAAAGCGGGGACTGCGGTTGCTACTTCCGCGTGAACAAGGAAGGCGCGATCGCGCCGGGAGACACGATCGAGGTACTCGACGAGCCTGACCACGGATTCACCATGGGCGAGGCCTTCCGCGCGAAAATGGGGGATAAGGATCTCTCCCGACGCCTGTGGGAGCTGCGCATCATGCCGCCGCTGTACCAGGAGCGCCTCGACGCGCGGTTTGGGTGAGCTACACCCCGCCCGCA is part of the Corynebacterium imitans genome and encodes:
- a CDS encoding MOSC domain-containing protein, yielding MNRVLSVNIARPQQDPGGAARQSGINKQPAARLDVVAPGPNYGDGSGVVGDVIGDTAHHGGAQKAVYAFSRERLDWWGNQLSYPLDNGMFGENLTTEGIDWTAVLINQRFRIGEVELEVSVPRSPCRTFAAWIGEPQWIKAFTKSGDCGCYFRVNKEGAIAPGDTIEVLDEPDHGFTMGEAFRAKMGDKDLSRRLWELRIMPPLYQERLDARFG